Below is a window of Rattus rattus isolate New Zealand chromosome X, Rrattus_CSIRO_v1, whole genome shotgun sequence DNA.
CCAGCAAGCAGAGGTATTTAAGGTTAAAAGGTTTTGACAATTGGAAAAGGCCAGTAAGTGTGAATCTGCTGGAGAAAGCCGCAATCATTTTGAATTAGTTTGGATAGTCATTGGGCCAAGTCATCTTGGTCACTTTGAGGATCATGGTTTAAGAACAAGTTCTGTTCAACTGCATGTGTCCAAATGATAGCTGTGTGTTCTACAGGGAGCACAGATGAAGTGAAATAATTGACATGGGATGAGATCCTTGGGAACATGTGAGGTTCAGAAGTGGCCTGCTGTAGTATATGTCCATTGGAGAGTCCGTCAGAAGAGATACTAATGTTCATTAATTGGTCAGACAAAGTGCATTTAAATGCAGACAGGGAAGATGGTAGTAAGTAGTCCTTAAGAGGTGCAGAGGGAAGCTGGAATAGACTTTGCCCACACAGCTGGTCAGAGAACTCCAAGGACTGACGGAGAAGCAGGCATTGAGGCTTATCTTTTAAGGGTGGGTCTGGGAAAGCAGACTGGAAGAATGTAGCTTTTCCACCTCACACTATCTCCCTTTTCCCACCAAAACACTTTCTTTGTCAAGCTCAAGAGCTCCAAGTGGATTATTAAAATGCAGTCTGTGCTGACCCtttcagaagcaggaagagacaggCCCACCTGTATTAACTTGGTTCCTCTGTTCTGTCACAAGTATGCCCTGCCTGTTTCTTTGGAGCATTCTTGGGGGGTATCTTTTTCAAATTTCCCCTCAAGTTAAAGTTAGGTGTTAATAGTCATTCATTCTGTAGCTTTCTTATAAAAGAGCAGGACGGAGTAGGAAGGCTGCCACGTTGAGGCCAAGTTTTTGTAAGAACTGTGTGACTCTGGACAGTTACTTAAACTTGCTGAGTCTCTGCTTCCTTTATTGGGGCAGGGAGGTAGAGGAGCACAAGCATGTTCTTCATGTAGGGACCATATGAACGACAAAGCATCGTGAATGTAGCACAGGTCTGGCCTTACCAGGTAGCCAACAGAGATTGGATCGACTAGAAAAGAGCCTGCTTCTTTCTACCAGGTGCTCATCTGCCTTAGTTATACAGTCAGACATCAAATTGATTTTTTGAAAAAAGAGCAAAGTTTATTGAAATTTCAAGCTACATCTGAAAAATCAAAATCCAAATCCTGGAGACATACAGCAGGATAAGGTGTCAGAAAGTGGAAAGTGTTCACTGTCACAGAACCTTCTTACACAAGCTTCCTGGGTACATTTTCCAGGCCCCGAAGGGATCAAAACTATTACTCTTCTCGTCTACCACAGGACTCCATCCTTTGACTAATCCCAAAGTTTtacaagaacttaaaaaaaaaaaaaaaaacaaacaaaaacaaacaaaaacaaaaaaaaaaaaacgacccAAAGCTTAAACAAAAATGTGAAGTCCAAACTGATCTTCTCTCAACCCCATTCTATGTAGTCAGCACCAATGAATGGTGGGTTTGGCATTCAAAAGGACTTCATGTCTTCAGTGGACAGATTGGGGAGGGCTGCAGCAGCAAGGCATCTGTGGCCGCATGGTGAGGctggtctccctctccctcccttataTCTCGTGTCTTATTTAATCTAAAGGACAAACTGGATCAATTTGGTAAATTAGCACAGTCAAAAACTTAGCTTTAAGAGATAAGAGACCAGTCAGTACTCCCAAAGCTGGTTAGGCCCTtcaacatgtatgtgtatgtgtatatgtatacatcacTACACTAATATATAGTTCTAGCCCTATGGGTATATATATACGCATTTATGGCTATATAGAAAAACTATGCCAATACTAACCAAACAGAACTTTATAAGCAGTCATCCCAAAGCTGTAATCCCACACTGGGCTGTGCACAAAGCCATGCATTATACAATATTAACCAACAGAAGGCTGATTTGGCTCAATCTCTCCCATCTCTGTCCCCGtctggaagacagaggagaagagagaggttgCCTCTGCTTAAAACACAAGTGGCTTCTTCATAGGAACAGTCGTTGTCAGGTGAAGCTGTGGAAGATGTCCatggaaatgaaaacagaccCCTTACACTTTCTGGAGCATATTGGCATTCCATCTCAAAACTACTTTCTCCTTGGCCAGCTGGAACTAAGTTGCCCAGACCCTGGGAGCCCCCAGGGCCCGGTGGCACGACAAGCTCACTGGCTTGGGGTTACTAGGCCCCGTGCAACTCAGTCTCCAAACCTGCTCTTTGTCAGGGGTCTGTCACTGGAGTGGACCCAGATGGGCATGTCCTTGGGACATCTCTTGGCACCAGCTATGTTAGGTGTAAAGTTCTCCACATGAGATGACGCTTGGGGAGccaaaaaacaaactggaaagaactAGGTAGAACAAGTTGTGGCTCTGCCCACCCTAAGGACAGAGCCACTTACACCGCAGAACCACCAGGGGCTTCTGGGGTTTCTGGGGCTTCAGGAGCTGGCTCTTCAGGGCTCAGCCGGGACTGGAACTTCTCCAGCTGCTCTGGGCTCGCCAGCGTCTTCAGGAGGGTATTCTCACGCTCCAGCTGCGAGTTCTTCTCAACCAGCTCACGAATCTGCTCCTTTAGGACCTCTACCTCCTCTCTCACAGCATACATCAAATGATTCTTCACTAGATCCTGCCAAGGAACAAAGCTATTCGTTAGCCATCACAGCCCGTCTGCAGCACTGTCCCCATGAGGCTGCTGCACTGGTCTTTATGCCACCATCACGCAGCCTTCCTACAATATATCATGCCTGAAGCTCAATTCTGCACACCCTCTTCTCCAAATCACTTAAGACTCTTGTCCAGGAGAGTTGCAGGATTTGTGTCATACCAGGGTTGGGAGCTCAGTTTTGTTCCAGGCAGGTTCCCTCAAAATTGTTAATGTCTTTCAATTCTGACTAGGGTAAGGACTCTCAGTTTGCCGTGGTGCTGGCACAAATCTGGGGTAAGCCTATAGTGCACCCCCATATTGTTGGTCTGCTTTACAAATATTCTCCAAGAATATGAAATTGTTTCCGCATTTCCTCCTCTGCACATAACCCAGCACACAGAGTTACAGCTTGTCTTGCAGACTCagacaggacacaggaacctCGTTCTGGGGAGGGACAGAGCTCATTATACCCTTTGAATCTACTGACGGATAGGAAACTGTGACATTACTGAAAACAAGTCTCAAGGTTCTGGAGCATCTTTGCTGCTTGGTGGAGTATAACCTCTACCTAGTCAGAACCAGGCCAGCAAAAGGGTGGggtgctttgctttttgtttcctcCCAACTCCTGATCCTAGCCCAGGTTCTGCAGAGGCACTGCAGTGCAACTGCATCCAATGAGCTCTGGCCCCTGCCAACTGCAGGAGGCAGACAAATTCAAGAGTCATAGCTCTCCCTTTGCACCATTCAGGAGGGAGCCAGAAGCAGCTGTAAAGCCCTGGGATGGTGGAGTGAAAAGGGAGTATCCTGCTAATTGTACTTTAAGGTTTCCAATGAGGATGGGAAGCTAGCAGTTATTTTCCTTAGGATCCTGGCTAAACACTTTTGCATCCATGCCCTTAGACCTGTTCAGAGTTACATAAGCTGCAGCTAAGTACGAGGGCAGCAATGGCGCAGTGATGCTACTCACCATGGCCTGCTCAATCTTGTTGTCTAGGGCCACCACGCTGGCTCTGGAGGCactggaaagacaaaaaaaaaaaaaaaaaaaacaaaaaacaaaaaaaaacatagccaCCCATTAGTCACTCTAAGCATACAAGAAGGCTGTGGCCGAAGTCCTCCATCTGCCTAccgtcttcctctcttctgcctccctggCCTGAAGTCCAGGCATTTTAGTTTTTAGTCCCTTTCTAGCCCCTGCAGGAAGCTGCActttccccaacccccataagcCTTGTGTGGGCTCCGCCCTGACTTCCAATGGATTGGAGCCTCGAGGTTTCTGGGGCTCCCGGGCTTGAGCGGCCTGCTTTTGGGCGATTTGCAAACAATGGAGTGCGCGCCCAAGGGAAGTCCCTACTGTGGGCCCCAAAGGTCCCGGCAAACCTACCGAACTCCGAACCTAGCTAGGAATTCCTTCTCAATTCAGAAGCTTCTGGCCTTCTTCCTGTCCCAGCCTTGACTAGCTCAGCGGCCCTCTGCCTTCCCGGCTGCAGCTGCTGTTTTTCACCACGCAGCAGCCGCAGGGACGCTCCGCCGGCGGATCCCGGCGCGGAGGTGACCCCCCTTCCTGCGTCCCCTACCCCCGCCCCTTCCCAGGATGCTACACCGCGGGGAACAGGGACCAGCTAGCTAGCTCTGAGATCCACCTCTGAGCCCAGCTCCCGCAGGCTCCCTGCCTCACTTCAGCGCTCGAGTTAGGGCCAGTGGTTACCTGTTATCCAGTTTAACGGAAACCACATCCCCTccaagcagagaagagaagaaggagatggagaaattGTGCAGTTGATAGACCGCCACCTCCATGGGCGTCTGATACATTTCGGTGTTCATGATTCGGGTTGCcggggagctgtggttggtttgAGTGGCTGCTGGCGCGCTGCTACAGGATAGGCTCTGGCGCTGCAGTCAAACCCTGGAGCTAGGAGTAGGCTGCAGTGCAGACCCTGAGCCAGGCAGGCACTTTCAAGCTGGAGTTGAAAGGAAGTGGCTCCAGGGTGTCACCTAGTATGTCACAAACTCCACAGCCGCCAGTCCAACCCAGACTCAGAGATAATTTCGGCTCCTGCTTCTTTATATAGGAGGAGCCAGCTGCGTCACATGGCGTCAGGGGCCATGCAAATGAGTCCTGTACTGGGCTTTGTGGCCCAGTTAAACCACATCCCCTCCCTGAACCTTAGTCAGGGACTGTAAACAGTTCAGCACTTTCTTGTGCCAATTGGCATTTCCAAAGAGGACTTTGGAGGCTGGTAAAAGGCAAACCAGAGCCGAtttctagagaaagaagaaatgctcTAACAGGAGGTAGAAAGCATTCAGCAGAGGGCGATACTGCATTTAAAAGCTCTTTGGGTGCCAGTCAGCAAGCTCTAACTGGCTCTGTGGTGCTCTCCAGTCACACTCTGAATGCCTACTCCCACTATTCTTCACTTCCTCCAGCCGACTAACCCCTcagtcaatttctttctttggaaacagATTTTCCACGTGCACGTTCACTCACTGAGAAACGCATCTGTCTCCTCACCTAGCCAGATGCTTACCCAGACTGGTCCAAATTCTAGAACCCACTCAACCCATCTCTTCCTTGAAAAGTACAGGTATGGGAATAATAGGTGGTCTGcatgtgatatgggatggacGCATAGTAGGAAGCAGTAGGTGGAAGAAAGAGGGTATTGAAAGCTGACAGGGTACTGGAGTTAGCAATGGAGTGGCAACAGAGACTGTTCCCTTTCTCCTTGATCTCTCTATCCTATGCTGCAAAGAAAATGCATTCAACACCATTACCTGAGCGCTCTGcccctatttatttttatctcctaAGTATGGATCTTTTGCTGGTATGAATGACTGTGCACCATATGAGTGCCTTGTTAGATTCTctcgaactggagttacagaaggttgtgagctaaTCTCGCGGCCATCGACccagtcctctgggagaacagccagtgctcttgccgctgagccacttctccagcccttcctcccctctttccctcctttctttctagacagggtctgtctatatagctcaggctggcctctgaccaCACAAGACTAAATGCCGGGATTATAGCTATACAGCAACATGACTGGactaattttttaaagcaaaattgtTAGTTTTTATAAACAGCAAGCTGAAAAGAAAACTACAATCCAAAGAGACACATAAACTGCGCCTCAGGAAAATCCTTTCCTGTGATGATGTAACAGTGTAAACAGGAGCCCGAAGAAAGCAAGATTTAGGATTTCTCCAAGTGTTCCCAAAATGAAAACCCTGAAGTATCGACACCAAGAGGGACATGCCTCCCAGGAATCTCAAAGTGCTGATAACAGTTTTGTCTACATGTGCAGActtcctgattttcttttaacttttggtTCCTTATtcctataaaatatgaaataatgaaaaatacagagaatcCAAAGAGAAACTCCATCCCaggaagaaaatttcccaaactaTGAACAAATCCACTTATATTTACCAACATCTGTTTTTTCTAGAATATAAGCAAACTAAGATGGTATGTTATAGACCTATGTGTCTAATAGTAATGTGTTCAACTATACATATACCATTGAAGAGTTAATGATACTATAAGGATACAAGGTTACTGTTGTCTAATAAAAATTACATGTTTGCATTAAAATACAGTTTCATTGTTTTGgcgtaaaaaagaaaagaaggaaggaaggaatgaaaaagaAGGTGGCATCTGAGCCTTGAGGTTCttttctccagctccttcctaGGAAGGGCCACCTGGTGGACAAAATCTGAACTGCAAACATAAGAAACAGCATGGGCAGAGAAAGGACTAAGTGATGCAATAACCAATACTGTTtacaccaaccaaccaagaacTAGAGGAACATTAGGTTCCACCAACATAT
It encodes the following:
- the Tsc22d3 gene encoding TSC22 domain family protein 3, which codes for MNTEMYQTPMEVAVYQLHNFSISFFSSLLGGDVVSVKLDNSASRASVVALDNKIEQAMDLVKNHLMYAVREEVEVLKEQIRELVEKNSQLERENTLLKTLASPEQLEKFQSRLSPEEPAPEAPETPEAPGGSAV